Proteins from a genomic interval of Periophthalmus magnuspinnatus isolate fPerMag1 chromosome 11, fPerMag1.2.pri, whole genome shotgun sequence:
- the LOC117378687 gene encoding UPF0500 protein C1orf216 homolog isoform X2 has protein sequence MLQHQDPSAIDSTYSPSSASSSSLRNRKYQDQDGNSNFLSTTTTSPGNKDDENRNQIRPRNLGPLGRDPPSSNIPPGNYGNILSPRSRMPCWTTLEPLPEIESGDDGYGRVPPDGAEEGKVTEEEARAMMLQFEEKQRAKLQVIQRRRSSLGLRAEDREEMKHMENADEWGDTGSDSEYSERSESMASLQLEGGGAEESVMERWDRIGVGETRSSLEQRQSLTGNEDSSLLDEDEDQSSDSDGERGELLDAVWTLRERERFKAQEMERHQTQLTMYRRLALIRWVRTLQTRVQEQQNRLQSSFDLILTHRKELLRVGAAANVANATPTAVSQT, from the exons ATGCTGCAACATCAGGACCCCTCAGCTATAGACTCCACCTACTCCCCCTCCTCCGCTTCGTCTTCCTCCCTTCGAAACAGGAAGTACCAGGACCAGGATGGCAACTCTAATTTCCTGTCGACCACCACTACCTCCCCCGGCAACAAGGATGATGAAAACCGCAACCAAATCCGACCGCGCAACTTAGGTCCCCTTGGTCGTGATCCACCCAGTTCCAACATCCCTCCTGGGAATTACGGGAACATTCTGTCTCCGAGGTCCAGAATGCCGTGTTGGACCACTCTTGAACCGCTTCCCGAAATTGAATCGGGGGACGACGGATATGGTCGCGTCCCGCCcgacggagcagaggagggcaAAGTCACAGAGGAAGAGGCCAGAGCCATGATGCTTCAGTTTGAAGAGAAGCAGCGTGCGAAACTCCAGGTCATTCAACGCCGCCGGAGCAGTTTGGGTCTGAGAGCCGAAGACCGTGAGGAAATGAAGCACATGGAGAATGCAGACGAGTGGGGAGATACCGGCTCAGACTCAGAATATAGCGAGCGCTCAGAAAGCATGGCGTCTCTGCAGCTGGAGGGGGGAGGAGCCGAGGAGAGCGTCATGGAGAGGTGGGACAGGATTGGGGTCGGAGAGACCAGGTCCAGTCTGGAGCAGAGGCAGTCTCTGACCGGCAATGAGGACAGTAGTCTGCTGGACGAAG ATGAAGATCAGTCATCAGATTCGGATGGTGAGCGTGGAGAGCTGCTGGACGCTGTGTGGACGTTGCGAGAGCGTGAGCGTTTCAAGGctcaggagatggagaggcacCAGACACAGCTGACCATGTATCGGCGCCTGGCTCTGATCCGATGGGTGCGGACTCTACAGACCCGGGTCCAGGAGCAACAGAACCGGCTCCAGTCCAGCTTTGACCTCATCCTCACCCACAGGAAGGAGCTGCTCAGGGTGGGGGCGGCTGCTAATGTGGCTAATGCTACGCCCACAGCGGTCAGCCAAACATAA
- the LOC117378687 gene encoding UPF0500 protein C1orf216 homolog isoform X1, giving the protein MQPAKAVRANTKIWALIAKRAREEGAKKMGEAQSRSVMLQHQDPSAIDSTYSPSSASSSSLRNRKYQDQDGNSNFLSTTTTSPGNKDDENRNQIRPRNLGPLGRDPPSSNIPPGNYGNILSPRSRMPCWTTLEPLPEIESGDDGYGRVPPDGAEEGKVTEEEARAMMLQFEEKQRAKLQVIQRRRSSLGLRAEDREEMKHMENADEWGDTGSDSEYSERSESMASLQLEGGGAEESVMERWDRIGVGETRSSLEQRQSLTGNEDSSLLDEDEDQSSDSDGERGELLDAVWTLRERERFKAQEMERHQTQLTMYRRLALIRWVRTLQTRVQEQQNRLQSSFDLILTHRKELLRVGAAANVANATPTAVSQT; this is encoded by the exons ATGCAACCCGCAAAGGCAGTACGAGCCAACACCAAGATTTGGGCTCTTATAGCGAAGCGAGCGAGAGAAGAAGGAGCTAAGAAGATGGG tGAAGCTCAGTCGCGGTCAGTGATGCTGCAACATCAGGACCCCTCAGCTATAGACTCCACCTACTCCCCCTCCTCCGCTTCGTCTTCCTCCCTTCGAAACAGGAAGTACCAGGACCAGGATGGCAACTCTAATTTCCTGTCGACCACCACTACCTCCCCCGGCAACAAGGATGATGAAAACCGCAACCAAATCCGACCGCGCAACTTAGGTCCCCTTGGTCGTGATCCACCCAGTTCCAACATCCCTCCTGGGAATTACGGGAACATTCTGTCTCCGAGGTCCAGAATGCCGTGTTGGACCACTCTTGAACCGCTTCCCGAAATTGAATCGGGGGACGACGGATATGGTCGCGTCCCGCCcgacggagcagaggagggcaAAGTCACAGAGGAAGAGGCCAGAGCCATGATGCTTCAGTTTGAAGAGAAGCAGCGTGCGAAACTCCAGGTCATTCAACGCCGCCGGAGCAGTTTGGGTCTGAGAGCCGAAGACCGTGAGGAAATGAAGCACATGGAGAATGCAGACGAGTGGGGAGATACCGGCTCAGACTCAGAATATAGCGAGCGCTCAGAAAGCATGGCGTCTCTGCAGCTGGAGGGGGGAGGAGCCGAGGAGAGCGTCATGGAGAGGTGGGACAGGATTGGGGTCGGAGAGACCAGGTCCAGTCTGGAGCAGAGGCAGTCTCTGACCGGCAATGAGGACAGTAGTCTGCTGGACGAAG ATGAAGATCAGTCATCAGATTCGGATGGTGAGCGTGGAGAGCTGCTGGACGCTGTGTGGACGTTGCGAGAGCGTGAGCGTTTCAAGGctcaggagatggagaggcacCAGACACAGCTGACCATGTATCGGCGCCTGGCTCTGATCCGATGGGTGCGGACTCTACAGACCCGGGTCCAGGAGCAACAGAACCGGCTCCAGTCCAGCTTTGACCTCATCCTCACCCACAGGAAGGAGCTGCTCAGGGTGGGGGCGGCTGCTAATGTGGCTAATGCTACGCCCACAGCGGTCAGCCAAACATAA